The region TTAAGAGCTGTTAGATACTCAAAAGTTGATCTGTTCCCTGCGGGAGAAGATGCACCAGTTCTTCTGAGAACACCTAAGATCTTTAAACCATTTGAGAGGCTTATTGAGAACTTTTCATATCCCAAGTATGGTGAGATAAATCCAACAATACCTTTCGGTGTTACATTTCTTCTCCTCTTTGGGATAATGTTTGGTGATGTTGGACACGGCTTTACACTTTCAGCTGTTGGATATTTTCTCAGGAAGAGATATAAGGATGCCGGAGAGATATTCATACTTACAGGTTTCAGCTCTGCATTTTTTGGCTTTCTGTACGGCTCTTTTTTCGGTTTCCACGGAGTTATACCTTCAATTCTCTTTCCACCTATAGAGAACATAGAGAGGATACTCACACTGAGCATAGCTGTGGGAATTATGGTTATAACTGCAGGATTTATACTTAATATGATCTCTCTTGTAAAAAGGAAAAAGTTTATTGCCCTTATCACAGGTGAGGGAGGTCTTCTATGGTTTCTTATATACTGGTATCTGATAGGAATTTTTGTGAAAGGTCTTGTTTTTAATACTGATATTAAGTACGATCTTGTAGCACTTGGTTTTCTCCTTTTTATCTCATTTATCATCATACTTTACAGAACAAAAACAGTTACAGGATCAATAATAGATACATTGAGAGAGCTTTTAGAGTACTTCACAAACACGATATCCTTTATAAGACTCGGTGCCTTTGCCCTTGCCCATTCAGCACTCTTTCTTGCTGTTTTTACAGTTGCAAAGCTTATAGAGACTGAGAGGGGAGGAGGGTTTCTGTACTGGCTTGTTATAGTTGGTGGGAATATCTTTATAATCGTTCTTGAAGGTATAATCGTTGCGATACAGACATTGAGACTTGAGTATTACGAGTTTTTTAAAAGGTTTTACGTTGGGGGAGGGATTCCATACAGACCTTTCTCTCTTCCTTGACTTGTTTTGGTTTATGTAACTATCTTTATGATAGAAGGAGGATGAGGTGGGAAGATATCTGAAAATACTTTTTCTGGCTCTTTTACCTGCTTTTGCATTTGCAGATGAAGGTCTCGCTTATATAGCAGCAGCCCTTGCTGTTGGGCTTTCAAGTCTTGCTGCAGGAATAGCTGTTGGTCTTGTTGGTGCTGCAGCTATGGGAACAATAGGTGAGAAGCCTGAGCTTTCAGGGAGAGCCCTTATATTTATTGGACTTGCTGAAGGTATAGCGATATACGGTCTTATAATAGCTATACTTATACTTGGAACGATAGAATGAGGATTTTTGTTTTAGGAAATCAGGATGAGATTGTAGGTTTTTCACTTGCAGGTGTTGATACCCTTGAAGTAAGTGATGAAAAGGATTTTATTGAAAAGATGGACAGTCTGTTATCATCAGATGATGTTGGCATTATAGCCGTTGTAGACAGGTATTTTGATACTTTTCAGGAT is a window of Persephonella marina EX-H1 DNA encoding:
- a CDS encoding V-type ATP synthase subunit F, translated to MRIFVLGNQDEIVGFSLAGVDTLEVSDEKDFIEKMDSLLSSDDVGIIAVVDRYFDTFQDNFSERVRKKAVPSVVFIPSIDGIHIKKDLKGFLAGVLGIRL
- a CDS encoding V-type ATP synthase subunit I; translated protein: MLFPEKMLYVRVKIPKDKVDEEIQNIGKASVLHIDQRKGKRVYLEEEKRVSYLYNLSEKCIDILRLKKEEKVIVSRPLSLEDIERELMVISSEIDTISNLDKEVGREIQILEKVRMVERSLSDTLNLIKLAQELKIIKISAGIIPVENLEPAVLSVKEYGGFAVSKVVSEGSCVIVILYTEDIKDHIDRILDKNRVEVLPVEYFSKKKEDEISGKLKKLEEKRRVISQKYGRDILVINAVLKSLEKIYRVKESLDLENEYFILYGWIPYRKRDLFLRAVRYSKVDLFPAGEDAPVLLRTPKIFKPFERLIENFSYPKYGEINPTIPFGVTFLLLFGIMFGDVGHGFTLSAVGYFLRKRYKDAGEIFILTGFSSAFFGFLYGSFFGFHGVIPSILFPPIENIERILTLSIAVGIMVITAGFILNMISLVKRKKFIALITGEGGLLWFLIYWYLIGIFVKGLVFNTDIKYDLVALGFLLFISFIIILYRTKTVTGSIIDTLRELLEYFTNTISFIRLGAFALAHSALFLAVFTVAKLIETERGGGFLYWLVIVGGNIFIIVLEGIIVAIQTLRLEYYEFFKRFYVGGGIPYRPFSLP
- a CDS encoding ATP synthase subunit C codes for the protein MGRYLKILFLALLPAFAFADEGLAYIAAALAVGLSSLAAGIAVGLVGAAAMGTIGEKPELSGRALIFIGLAEGIAIYGLIIAILILGTIE